In Actinobacillus indolicus, a single genomic region encodes these proteins:
- a CDS encoding ATP-dependent DNA helicase, with the protein MKLSEKITDAFSPEGTLSQNIHGFRPRDAQLEMAQAVGRAVKFAKSAVIEAGTGTGKTFAYLVPALLSGKKTIISTGSKNLQDQLFNRDLPTIQKALKYKGKVALLKGRANYLCLERLDQVIAMGVVGDKSVLADLAKVRKWHTGTKTGDLSECITIAEDSPILPQLVSTAESCLGSDCPNYKECYVVQARRKALEADVVVVNHHLFCADMAVKETGFGELIPDAELIIFDEAHQLPDIASQYFGQSLTSRQLFDICKDSNIVYRTELKDLAQLGKASDHLQKVVQDFRLLLGDGNKRGNLREILQDPKVVEGFAKLNENINFLSEVVKKSLGRSETLDKIFERLAEVKAQLKRLGDTSVVGYCYWYEINGRSFGLHITPLTVADKFGEQMRANQVGWIFTSATLEVGGKFDHFCQRLGIENAEQMVLQSPFDYARQSLLCVPRYLPDTNKSHTLTELGLLLKPVIEANNGRCFLLCTSYFMMRGLADFLREQSSLSVLLQGETSKSRLLEKFVAEPNSVLVATQSFWEGIDVRGDALSLVIIDKLPFTAPDEPLLKARMEDCKLQGGDPFNDIQIPEAVITLKQGVGRLIRDVTDRGAVIICDSRLVMRQYGSTFLKSLPPSKRTRDLAKVVEFLKLK; encoded by the coding sequence ATGAAACTATCCGAAAAAATCACCGACGCGTTTAGCCCCGAAGGCACGTTAAGCCAAAACATTCACGGTTTTCGCCCGCGAGATGCTCAGTTAGAAATGGCACAAGCGGTTGGAAGAGCGGTGAAATTTGCCAAAAGTGCGGTGATTGAAGCAGGGACGGGAACGGGGAAAACCTTTGCTTATCTTGTGCCAGCGTTGCTATCGGGCAAAAAAACGATTATTTCTACGGGTTCCAAAAATCTGCAGGATCAGTTGTTTAATCGTGATTTGCCAACCATTCAAAAAGCCTTGAAATATAAGGGAAAAGTAGCGTTATTGAAAGGGCGTGCTAATTATCTCTGTTTAGAGCGGTTGGATCAGGTGATCGCAATGGGCGTGGTTGGCGATAAATCGGTGTTGGCGGATTTGGCGAAGGTGCGAAAATGGCACACGGGAACAAAAACAGGGGATTTGAGCGAATGTATCACCATTGCGGAAGATAGTCCGATTTTACCGCAATTAGTTTCGACGGCAGAAAGCTGTTTGGGATCGGATTGCCCGAATTATAAAGAGTGCTATGTGGTACAAGCTCGACGCAAGGCGTTGGAAGCTGATGTGGTTGTGGTGAACCATCACCTATTTTGTGCCGATATGGCTGTGAAAGAAACAGGCTTTGGTGAGTTAATCCCTGATGCAGAGCTGATTATTTTTGATGAAGCACATCAGTTGCCCGATATTGCTAGCCAGTACTTTGGGCAATCGCTGACATCTCGTCAATTATTTGATATTTGCAAAGACAGTAACATTGTTTATCGTACAGAGTTGAAAGATCTTGCTCAGTTGGGTAAAGCATCCGATCATCTACAAAAAGTGGTGCAGGATTTCCGTTTGTTGCTAGGGGACGGTAACAAGCGGGGGAATTTGCGTGAAATTTTGCAAGATCCGAAAGTGGTCGAAGGCTTTGCTAAGCTGAATGAGAACATTAATTTTTTAAGCGAAGTGGTGAAAAAATCGCTCGGTCGTTCAGAAACCTTGGATAAAATCTTTGAACGTTTGGCTGAAGTCAAAGCACAGTTAAAAAGATTGGGCGATACTAGTGTTGTCGGCTATTGTTATTGGTATGAAATCAATGGGCGTTCCTTCGGTTTGCACATTACGCCACTGACGGTCGCCGATAAATTCGGTGAGCAGATGAGAGCAAATCAAGTTGGTTGGATTTTTACCTCTGCAACCCTTGAAGTCGGCGGAAAGTTCGACCATTTCTGCCAGCGACTAGGCATTGAGAATGCAGAACAGATGGTGTTGCAAAGCCCGTTTGATTATGCTCGTCAATCGTTGCTCTGTGTGCCACGTTATCTGCCTGATACGAATAAATCCCATACACTGACGGAATTGGGGCTGTTGCTCAAACCTGTGATTGAAGCGAATAATGGGCGTTGTTTTTTACTTTGTACGTCCTATTTTATGATGCGTGGTTTAGCGGATTTCTTAAGAGAACAGAGTTCGTTGAGCGTATTGTTGCAAGGGGAAACCAGTAAAAGTCGTCTGCTTGAGAAGTTTGTTGCAGAGCCAAATAGTGTACTGGTTGCAACGCAAAGTTTCTGGGAAGGGATTGATGTGCGGGGCGATGCGTTGTCGTTGGTGATTATCGACAAATTGCCTTTTACCGCACCCGATGAACCATTGCTGAAGGCTCGAATGGAAGATTGTAAGTTGCAAGGTGGCGATCCCTTTAATGATATTCAAATTCCCGAAGCGGTGATTACCTTAAAACAAGGTGTGGGGCGTTTGATCCGCGATGTAACGGACAGGGGGGCGGTGATTATCTGTGACTCTCGTCTTGTAATGCGACAATACGGCTCGACTTTCTTAAAAAGCCTACCACCGTCAAAGCGGACAAGGGATTTGGCAAAAGTAGTTGAATTTTTGAAATTAAAATAG
- a CDS encoding pseudouridine synthase: MKKYLLLAMAFASTTALANTQANTNATTTKEAKQPIMRLTTIDVGGKVAKSLNSTVYSLSKANTTQLCWEVINIPFTAKNKVTEVFTTPAKSKFTHPDASVTTSNEDKTHTIVSHIPSVNNEFIRKCWKFDKTDPIGNYTLDLKVNDIIFPTQKFSIVK, from the coding sequence ATGAAAAAGTATCTTTTACTCGCTATGGCATTTGCATCAACTACTGCCCTAGCCAATACTCAGGCAAATACAAATGCCACAACCACTAAAGAAGCAAAACAACCAATAATGAGATTAACCACAATTGATGTAGGTGGAAAAGTTGCTAAATCGTTAAATAGTACCGTTTATTCATTGAGTAAAGCTAATACAACACAATTATGTTGGGAAGTAATCAACATTCCATTTACGGCTAAAAATAAAGTAACGGAAGTATTTACTACTCCAGCTAAATCTAAATTCACTCACCCAGATGCTTCAGTAACAACAAGTAACGAAGATAAAACACATACTATTGTAAGTCATATACCAAGTGTTAATAATGAATTTATTAGAAAATGTTGGAAATTTGATAAAACAGATCCTATTGGTAACTATACATTAGATCTGAAAGTAAATGATATTATTTTCCCTACTCAAAAATTTAGTATCGTAAAATAA
- a CDS encoding CidB/LrgB family autolysis modulator, translating to MMNNLAIYAYSLITVLVFIVGLKISKRVKSAIFNPFIVSLLLLVAVLLVTKIPFESYYQGNLPLNSLLGVSVVALAVPFYEQLPQIRKHWKKISVIVVIATLLTMLSGIFLALLFGASKEIIASLLPKSVTTAIAISIADEIGGSSAISAVAVAIAGITGSAFGLTILQWFKVDNSRAIGLSIGAASHALGTARIMSYSVKAGSYSSVSLVLCGILSSLLAPFVFQCVLKLFF from the coding sequence ATGATGAATAATCTCGCCATTTATGCTTATTCGCTTATTACGGTTCTTGTTTTTATTGTCGGTTTAAAAATCAGTAAAAGAGTCAAATCTGCGATTTTTAACCCTTTTATTGTCTCATTATTGCTACTTGTTGCCGTGTTACTGGTGACAAAAATTCCATTTGAAAGCTATTATCAAGGTAATTTACCTCTTAATAGTCTTCTAGGTGTTTCCGTGGTTGCCCTTGCAGTGCCTTTTTATGAGCAGCTTCCTCAAATTCGTAAACATTGGAAAAAGATCAGCGTTATTGTGGTGATTGCGACTTTATTAACGATGTTGAGCGGTATTTTCTTAGCGTTGCTTTTCGGTGCAAGTAAAGAGATTATTGCTTCGCTATTACCTAAATCAGTCACCACAGCGATTGCCATTTCGATTGCTGATGAAATTGGAGGAAGTTCGGCGATCAGTGCAGTAGCGGTGGCGATTGCAGGTATTACAGGTTCAGCCTTTGGACTGACCATTTTACAATGGTTTAAAGTAGATAATAGTCGGGCGATAGGATTAAGTATTGGTGCGGCCTCACATGCCTTAGGGACAGCGAGAATTATGTCTTATAGTGTTAAAGCCGGCAGCTATTCCTCAGTATCGTTGGTGTTGTGTGGGATTTTATCTTCTTTATTAGCGCCTTTCGTGTTTCAATGCGTATTAAAACTCTTTTTCTAA
- the trpCF gene encoding bifunctional indole-3-glycerol-phosphate synthase TrpC/phosphoribosylanthranilate isomerase TrpF produces MQNQPTILQKIIQDKARWIEQKEQAFPLSQFQHQLTQSDRSFYQALAKGSHDLPAYILECKKASPSKGLIRADFDLDAIAQVYKQYASAISVLTDEQYFQGDFAYINQVRQQVEQPVLCKDFMISPYQVYLARFHQADAILLMLSVVDDDTYRELSELAHSLGMGVLTETSNEAEFERALALEAKIIGVNNRNLHDLSIDMNRIVHLVQKYQDRIPKETRLISESGIYNHKQVQEIKPFAHGFLIGSSLMGNADLNNAVRAVVYGENKVCGLTRPQDVQAVYQKGALYGGLIFAEKSPRALSLRQAQELVVQAPLRFVGVFQDQAVGFVEKIAKQLELFAVQLHGSEDEAYIAELAEAFDGKIQIWKAISMNAQTQFQQNPLVQRYVLDSKQGGSGEVFDWSLIPNEIKTKALLAGGIGLDNIDQALKQGCLGVDLNSGVESAKGVKDAEKIELIFKKII; encoded by the coding sequence ATGCAAAATCAACCCACTATCCTTCAGAAGATTATTCAAGACAAAGCCCGTTGGATCGAACAAAAAGAACAAGCCTTTCCGCTATCCCAATTTCAACATCAATTAACCCAAAGTGATCGCAGTTTTTATCAGGCTCTTGCAAAAGGTTCCCATGATCTGCCCGCTTACATTTTGGAATGTAAAAAAGCATCGCCGTCAAAAGGGCTGATTCGAGCAGATTTTGATTTAGATGCCATTGCTCAAGTCTATAAGCAGTATGCTTCGGCAATTTCGGTACTGACGGACGAACAGTATTTCCAAGGGGATTTTGCGTATATTAACCAAGTTCGCCAGCAAGTCGAACAGCCTGTGCTGTGCAAAGATTTTATGATCTCACCTTACCAAGTTTATTTGGCACGTTTTCATCAAGCGGATGCGATTTTATTAATGCTCTCGGTGGTGGATGATGACACCTATCGTGAATTAAGCGAGTTGGCGCACTCGCTCGGTATGGGCGTACTGACGGAAACCAGCAATGAAGCGGAATTTGAAAGGGCTTTAGCCTTAGAGGCGAAGATTATCGGCGTGAATAACCGCAACTTGCACGATTTATCCATTGATATGAATCGCATTGTGCATTTGGTGCAAAAATATCAAGATCGCATTCCGAAAGAGACTCGTTTAATCAGTGAGTCGGGCATTTACAACCATAAACAAGTCCAAGAGATCAAACCGTTTGCCCACGGCTTTTTAATTGGCAGTAGCTTAATGGGCAATGCGGATCTGAATAATGCCGTGCGTGCGGTAGTGTATGGCGAAAATAAAGTTTGTGGCTTAACTCGCCCGCAAGATGTACAAGCAGTGTATCAGAAAGGCGCATTGTACGGCGGATTGATTTTTGCTGAAAAATCGCCAAGAGCTTTATCACTCCGCCAAGCACAAGAACTTGTGGTACAAGCACCATTGCGTTTTGTGGGCGTTTTCCAAGATCAAGCGGTTGGATTTGTCGAAAAAATTGCAAAACAGCTTGAACTGTTTGCCGTGCAACTTCACGGCTCGGAAGATGAAGCCTACATTGCAGAATTGGCGGAAGCCTTTGATGGAAAAATTCAAATTTGGAAAGCCATTTCCATGAATGCCCAGACTCAATTTCAACAAAATCCATTAGTTCAGCGTTATGTGTTGGACAGTAAGCAAGGCGGATCGGGCGAAGTGTTTGATTGGTCTTTGATTCCAAATGAGATTAAAACCAAAGCGTTATTGGCGGGTGGAATTGGTTTGGACAATATCGATCAAGCGTTAAAACAAGGCTGTTTAGGCGTTGATCTGAATTCAGGTGTGGAGTCTGCAAAAGGGGTGAAAGATGCAGAGAAGATTGAACTGATATTTAAGAAAATTATCTGA
- a CDS encoding YoaH family protein, protein MDNTLLSLTHEQQQQAVEQIQQLMQQGISSGEAIAIVAQQLRDAHQKLEEK, encoded by the coding sequence ATGGATAATACGCTGTTAAGTTTAACTCATGAACAGCAACAACAAGCCGTTGAACAAATTCAACAGCTTATGCAACAAGGTATCAGCAGTGGTGAAGCCATTGCAATAGTCGCTCAGCAACTGCGTGATGCTCATCAAAAATTAGAGGAAAAATGA
- the msbA gene encoding lipid A ABC transporter ATP-binding protein/permease MsbA, protein MTTKNPFSLDDMTQDQSTWQTFKRLWPMISPFKMGIVVAMVAMIFNAVADAYLITMLQPLIDEGFGEKERSFLKIMAFIVVGLIFARGITSFISAYCLAWVSGKVVMNMRQKVFKHLMFMPVTFFDQNSSGKLLSRITYDSEQIASSSANALQSVVREGVYIIFLIATMFYFSWRLSLVLFIIGPVIAVLIRVVSKRFRTLSRNMQESMGSMTESAEQMLRGHKVVLSFGGQKVEEERFNHTSNDMRRKGMKMMAASAIADPIIQVIASLALAVVLFVAGSPEIIGDDLTAGEFAAVIGALMGILRPLKTLTNVNAQFQRGMAASQTLFTLFDLPTEKNEGTYQIERAKGDIRFENVTFTYFGKEQPALKNISFNLPAGKTLALVGRSGSGKSTIANLITRFYEIDSGNIYLDDHKIQEYTLNNLREQCAIVSQQVHLFNDTIANNIAYAAKDKYSREQIETAAKAAYAMEFIEKMPQGLDTVIGENGVSLSGGQRQRLAIARALLRNSPVLVLDEATSALDTESERAIQAALDELQKDRTVLVIAHRLSTIENADEILVVDHGEIIERGSHKVLLEKGGAYKQLHQMQFSE, encoded by the coding sequence ATGACAACAAAAAATCCTTTTTCCCTTGATGATATGACGCAAGATCAATCAACATGGCAGACCTTTAAACGTTTATGGCCAATGATATCGCCTTTTAAAATGGGGATTGTGGTTGCCATGGTAGCTATGATTTTTAATGCAGTAGCAGATGCTTATTTGATCACGATGTTACAGCCTTTGATTGATGAAGGCTTTGGTGAAAAGGAGCGTAGTTTCCTGAAAATCATGGCATTTATTGTGGTAGGACTGATTTTTGCGAGAGGTATTACCAGCTTTATCTCTGCTTATTGTTTAGCCTGGGTATCGGGGAAAGTGGTAATGAATATGCGCCAAAAGGTATTTAAACATTTGATGTTTATGCCTGTGACATTTTTCGATCAAAATTCATCGGGTAAATTGCTTTCTCGTATTACCTATGATTCTGAACAGATCGCCAGTTCTTCTGCCAATGCTTTACAAAGCGTGGTTCGTGAAGGGGTATATATTATTTTCCTTATTGCGACTATGTTTTACTTTAGTTGGCGTTTATCTCTTGTTCTTTTCATTATTGGCCCTGTGATTGCGGTATTAATCCGTGTGGTATCAAAACGTTTCCGTACCTTAAGCCGTAATATGCAAGAATCAATGGGGAGCATGACCGAAAGTGCCGAACAGATGTTGCGTGGACATAAAGTGGTGTTATCCTTTGGTGGGCAGAAAGTCGAAGAAGAACGCTTCAATCATACCAGCAACGATATGCGTCGCAAAGGAATGAAAATGATGGCGGCAAGTGCGATTGCCGATCCAATTATTCAAGTGATCGCTTCTCTAGCCTTAGCAGTGGTGCTTTTTGTCGCAGGTTCGCCTGAAATTATTGGTGATGATTTAACGGCAGGGGAATTTGCTGCAGTGATTGGGGCGTTAATGGGAATTTTACGTCCATTAAAAACCTTAACCAACGTTAATGCCCAGTTCCAACGAGGAATGGCAGCAAGCCAAACACTCTTTACCTTATTTGATCTGCCAACAGAAAAAAATGAAGGTACTTATCAAATTGAACGAGCCAAAGGCGACATTCGTTTTGAAAACGTTACCTTTACTTATTTTGGTAAAGAACAACCCGCTTTAAAAAATATCTCGTTTAATTTACCAGCAGGGAAAACCTTGGCGTTAGTTGGGCGTTCTGGCTCTGGGAAATCGACGATTGCGAATTTGATTACCCGTTTTTATGAAATTGATTCAGGCAATATTTATCTTGATGATCATAAAATTCAAGAGTACACCTTAAACAATTTACGTGAACAGTGTGCAATTGTTTCTCAACAGGTTCATCTGTTTAACGATACCATTGCGAATAACATTGCTTATGCGGCCAAAGACAAATACAGCCGTGAGCAGATTGAAACTGCAGCTAAAGCCGCTTATGCGATGGAATTTATCGAAAAAATGCCACAAGGCCTGGATACAGTAATTGGTGAAAACGGGGTAAGCCTATCTGGTGGACAGCGTCAGCGTTTGGCGATTGCCCGTGCTTTATTAAGAAATTCTCCTGTTTTAGTCTTAGATGAAGCCACTTCAGCATTAGATACTGAATCAGAGCGTGCGATTCAAGCAGCCCTTGATGAACTACAAAAAGATCGCACCGTTTTAGTGATTGCCCACCGCTTATCTACTATTGAAAATGCCGATGAAATTTTAGTAGTAGATCATGGCGAAATTATCGAACGTGGATCACATAAAGTCTTGTTAGAAAAAGGCGGAGCTTATAAACAGTTGCATCAGATGCAGTTTAGTGAGTAA
- a CDS encoding YqcC family protein — MKTQVKQHLTDLEIALRVHNLWEAMPPSEEALANDEPFCVSTLSATQWLQWIFLPRMHALLEANAELPRNFAVSPYLEEALKDLDYLHALHAPLVKLETLLKS, encoded by the coding sequence ATGAAAACTCAAGTAAAACAACACTTAACCGATCTCGAAATCGCCTTGCGAGTACATAATCTGTGGGAAGCCATGCCACCGTCTGAAGAAGCCTTAGCCAATGACGAGCCGTTTTGTGTCAGCACACTGTCTGCAACACAGTGGTTACAGTGGATTTTCTTACCGAGAATGCACGCTCTGTTAGAGGCCAATGCAGAATTGCCCCGTAATTTTGCGGTATCGCCTTATTTAGAAGAAGCGTTGAAAGATTTGGATTATCTGCACGCACTTCACGCCCCGTTAGTAAAACTTGAAACCTTGTTGAAAAGCTAA
- the truC gene encoding tRNA pseudouridine(65) synthase TruC translates to MELEILYRDDELIAINKPAGMLVHRSWLDKHETVFAMQTLRDQIGQHVFPIHRLDRPTSGVLLFALNSDMARTMSQLFEQHQIQKSYLAVVRGYLEGEGRIDYPLKVQLDKIADKFSQEKEAQDAITDYKGLATVEMPYPAGKFQTARYSLVQLFPQTGRKHQLRRHMKHLFHPIIGDTNYGDLHQNRALIANTGCDRLFLHSNCLQFIHPKHLQKIEINAPLDQQWFSLFEQFGWNFK, encoded by the coding sequence ATGGAACTTGAAATTCTTTATCGTGATGATGAACTCATTGCGATTAACAAACCTGCAGGAATGTTAGTACACCGCAGTTGGTTGGATAAACATGAAACCGTATTTGCCATGCAGACGTTGCGTGATCAAATCGGGCAACACGTTTTCCCGATTCACCGCTTAGACCGCCCGACTTCCGGCGTGTTGCTCTTTGCCCTGAATAGCGATATGGCTCGCACCATGAGCCAACTGTTTGAACAACATCAGATCCAAAAAAGTTATTTGGCCGTCGTTCGTGGTTATTTGGAAGGGGAAGGACGGATTGACTATCCCTTGAAAGTGCAACTGGATAAAATTGCCGATAAGTTTTCTCAAGAGAAAGAAGCTCAGGATGCGATTACCGATTATAAAGGTTTGGCAACGGTCGAGATGCCTTATCCCGCAGGCAAATTCCAAACGGCACGTTATAGCCTTGTGCAACTGTTTCCGCAAACAGGTAGAAAACATCAGCTTCGCCGTCATATGAAGCATCTGTTTCACCCGATTATTGGCGATACCAACTATGGTGATTTACATCAAAACCGTGCGTTAATCGCTAATACGGGCTGTGATCGTTTATTTTTACACTCCAACTGCTTGCAATTTATTCATCCGAAACATTTGCAAAAGATTGAGATAAACGCACCGCTTGATCAGCAGTGGTTCAGCTTGTTTGAACAGTTTGGGTGGAACTTTAAATAA
- a CDS encoding CidA/LrgA family protein encodes MLVKSLRFIVALTLLFLMLYLGKLMNWLIPIGIAESIWGLLILFLLLVLNVIKIEWVMPATRPLLRYMALFFLPICAGIIEQSDILSLHLHSLVLANFVSTVLSLIVVGYLAQWLFNKDVQDDE; translated from the coding sequence ATGTTGGTTAAAAGTTTACGTTTTATTGTGGCATTAACCTTGTTATTCCTAATGCTTTATTTAGGGAAACTAATGAACTGGTTAATCCCAATCGGTATCGCTGAAAGTATTTGGGGATTACTGATTTTATTCTTATTATTAGTGCTTAATGTCATAAAAATAGAGTGGGTAATGCCCGCAACTCGCCCTTTATTACGTTATATGGCACTCTTTTTCTTGCCGATTTGTGCGGGTATTATTGAGCAGTCTGATATCCTCTCGTTACATCTACATTCATTAGTTTTAGCGAATTTTGTGAGTACGGTTCTCTCATTAATTGTGGTGGGATATTTGGCTCAATGGTTATTTAATAAGGATGTACAAGATGATGAATAA